Proteins encoded together in one Chroicocephalus ridibundus chromosome 13, bChrRid1.1, whole genome shotgun sequence window:
- the XBP1 gene encoding LOW QUALITY PROTEIN: X-box-binding protein 1 (The sequence of the model RefSeq protein was modified relative to this genomic sequence to represent the inferred CDS: deleted 2 bases in 1 codon) has translation MAALPGAAAPRLLLIPGKAAEPAGRPLSVVLPAGASPPGLEAPQPARKRQRLTHLSPEEKALRRKLKNRVAAQSARDRKKARMVELEQQVVELEEENQKLLLENRLLREKTCNLALENQELRCRLGLDALKTEEESESKVVKESQVDEIRLVTGSAERSTQTTCSSAAGAGPAVTISDNLHMDSDGSDSSDSESDLLLGFLDSLDPDMFLKYADSESTCLEKLEEEICGETNSIPTSPSPSLGSSSAKLEAINELIRFDHVYTKPLILEIPVKMGDQTNMLVKIEEVSVSPSEDKATPEVPVSVKEEPVDSFMPELGISHLLSSHRSLAASSYLDACSDSGYEGSPSPFSDMSSPLDTDHAWEDSFANELFPQLISV, from the exons atggcagcgctgcccggggccgcggccccgcgcctgcTTCTCATCCCCGGCAAAGCGGCCgagcccgccggccgccccctctCGGTTGTCCTGCCGGCAGGAGCCAGCCCCCCGGGCCTGGAGGCACCGCAGCCGGCCCGCAAGCGGCAGCGGCTCACCCACCTGAGCCCGGAGGAGAAGGCGCTGCGCAG GAAGCTGAAGAACCGCGTGGCGGCCCAGAGCGCCCGCGACAGGAAGAAGGCGCGGAtggtggagctggagcagcaggtggtggagctggaggaggag AACCAGAAGCTACTGCTGGAGAACCGTCTTCTGCGGGAGAAGACGTGTAACCTCGCCCTGGAGAACCAGGAGCTTCGCTGCCGCCTGGGTTTGGATGCTCTGAAGACGGAGGAGGAGAGCGAGTCCAAG GTTGTGAAGGAATCGCAGGTGGATGAGATTAGATTGGTGACCGGGTCCGCTGAG CGCAGCACTCAGACTACGTGTTCCTCTGCAGCAGGTGCAGGCCCAGCAGTCACCATTTCTGATAACCTCCACATGGATTCTGATGGCAGTGATTCTTCAGACTCAGAG TCTGATCTCCTGTtgggctttctggacagtctggACCCAGACATGTTTCTCAAATATGCTGATTCAGAGTCAACGTGCCTggaaaagctggaggaagagatcTGTGGAGAAACAAATTCCATACcaacctccccctctccctctttggGGTCCTCATCAGCTAAGCTGGAGGCCATTAATGAACTCATAAGGTTTGATCACGTGTACACAAAGCCCCTAATACTGGAGATTCCTGTTAAAATGGGCGACCAAACCAATATGTTAGTGAAAATTGAGGAAGTATCTGTCTCTCCATCCGAAGACAAAGCTACCCCTGAGGTCCCAGTATCCGTGAAGGAGGAACCTGTTGACAGCTTCATGCCTGAACTGGGCATCTCTCATCTGCTTTCCTCTCATCGTAGCCTTGCAGCCTCAAGCTATCTGGATGCCTGTAGTGACTCTGGATATGAAGGATCCCCGTCACCCTTCAGTGACATGTCCTCTCCGCTTGACACTGACCACGCGTGGGAGGATAGCTTTGCCAATGAACTCTTCCCCCAACTCATCAGTGTCTAA